The genomic window aaaaataaataaaatttaaaactagaagTAATCACAGGTTACGGAGTGCGTTTGAGTTACCAGTTGACTTTAGAGTCTGGCGTGGTTGTTCGTGTAAGCTATTTTGTTAGGAAAGGCCTAAACTCCTTATACAGTCAGTTAGAGATTGGTTCCCAAAAATTACTTTAACCCATTCACACCTAAGCGTAACACGTGCCTAcgcaaaagttaaaatttggaGAAACAAACAGGTACACGGATCGGATTTCAAAGTAAATAAGCAAATTTGTCTGTGTGTGAAGATAATTTATGTTACATGGAATTATCTTTAACTAAAAAGCAAGACGAAAGTGATCGAGAAATAATTCGGGAcgaaagctttattcaaaacagTTCTTGATTTGCTGTTAGAAGCTAAAAACGTCCACATTGGTCACgtgtaaaaataaacttctgTAAAATTACTGGTAAATTGAATACTGATAAAGACTGGAGAATTTCATACAGAGTTCAATGTTGATACCTTCCAATTCTTGACAATCAAGTCCTATTCCGTTTTCCAACTCGACAATTctcttcaaaaataaaaaaaagtagagATAAATGGGTCAGTTAGTTAAGTACAAAAACTTAGCGAAATAAAGTATTTATCGCAGGACAAACTTGCCGTTTGATATTTCACTATTTCAGGCTCTGTATGATAGCTTCCTTAAGTAAGCATGGAAAGAATAATTGAGCCCCCAGCCATCCCTCCCTTGCGTCTCAATCACTGACATGATCAAACTCAAGAACAAATaagagtacaattttttttttaaaaaaagtcaaaatctTGTGCACAGTAGCTAAGTAATTACCGAGCAGGCAACCTAAAAGATGTGCACCAGTGAGGAGTAAGAAAGCTTCACATTAACCAAACCAACATTTAGTCTCCTAAGATGGTTGGGGGGTGAGCCCTTTGACTCCACtgatcttaaaagaaaattctcccttctggATGTCaccatttccttgtaaagtatacaaaataatttggcattggatcaagataacacccTGCAGCTCATAAGCCTGCCTATTCTCATTACAAGCTCGCAGGATAGTGTGTTAAAATCACATTTGTTTGGGGGATTAATACATAAAATCTTTCAAACATTCAGCGTTACTACATTCTCCAATTTAAATTTCATAGTATTGTCTGAAAAGAGAATCCTTTAAGATTGTTCAATGTAAATTGTTTGctttgtgaaaagaaaacctggcctggttgttcaaaggttggataacgctatccacagGATAAATCTCTATTCATTGAATAACACTATCCATCTTGCCATCACTTATCCCCTGAATAGTGATTTGTctgttggatagcattatctgccctttatacaactgggtcCTGATTAATGAGACAGATAACTCACAGCTCTTGCAGACCGTCGTAAGCATCTTTCAAATCCTACAACATCTTCCTGGTGTACAAAATTGAGGAAATTCTGGTGCATCAAAAATGTCTGTTGAAAGAGGAATCATTTCATTTAGTCTTCAACAAAATAACAGCCCAGGCATAACTGGTAAGTCTTCATGGCTCCAGTGAACATCCACTGGTAGAGTTAATCTGACTTTGTTAAGTTATTGCAACTTCCTAAAGAGTTGGGCTGGGTAGATTTCATGTTTGTAACCCTTGCATGGAGGCAAGATGTGGAGAGGGGGAGGAAACTCTCGCTACCTACTGGGGTGATGCTGATAAGAAATTCTAAAACAATAAACCTCACAAAATAGAGAGAAGTGTGTGTGACTCCTACTGAGCTAACCATCATCATCCTTCAAAGAGACTTCAACCATCCCATCTCTCCTGCATCGGGGTTTTTCTGCTTCCCCCTTCACCTGAGCTAATAGGACAcccaaaaatgacaaaaaattgcaCCCTAATTATCTTCATTTAGACTCTTTAATAATAGTATAtgtatttcttcatttcaaacCCCTTAAGCTGGAGCTTAACTCATTCTTAAAGCCTGGCCCTAGTTGCTTGAAGGGTGGTGAATGCTAAGATTTATTCATGGATAGCACAGAGTATTTTGTTACCACTACCTTACccactggatagtgatttatcgGTTAGATGGCATTATTGGTCCTACAAACACCTGGgccctttttttaaactttgcttACTTATAAGGCCTGGTATCACAACCTTCCAaggatagttttgttttcttgcacGAGTTTTGTTTCATACTGTGTCTAATTTAccttaccctttaactcccatgagtgaccatgacagaatttctccttacaatatcaatacaacatcaaccagataagtgatgagaataaagaaaaatatcaagtttaggattagtttatccaatactaaattctctgaactaacattacaataattgtatggttgacagtaaggggaattacaaatttgatctgggagttggAGGGTTAAGTGatcttttgggttttttttttttttaatcatatacATCTTCTTCATTAGTTACCTGAGTGTATCCAAGATATCTATAGACATTCTCTGACGCAAAGAAGACATCTCCTGAATCTGACAGAACCAGGAAAAAGGAATCCAAGGCCTGATGGTCATAGCAAGATTAAAAAGATATTTAGCATCCTGCCAGACATTAATAACTCCATGCACCTACTTTAGAATCCTTGCAATTGGCTCGCAGCATTGCAAATTAAGTTCCTTCTTTATTTCCTGTTCTATTTTTCCAAGAGATATGATGGATTTACAACCCCAAACTTCTCTAGACACATTTACCACCCATATAAACGATTTTAATTGTATTCATATAAAACAGAGAATATTTACAAGCTAGGCAACACAGGTGCAAACAGCTTTCAGTCTTAAACATGATCAATTGCGTACTATTCAAAAAAAGCTTTCATCAGTCAATTAGTGaagagcaaccattttctttCCAGGTTCAGCTGCAAAGTTTTGGTCAATCATTTgctttgaacaaaaatttgtttgcaaAGGCGAGTAATGGTAAACCATGAAACCATGACAAAAGCAACCACCATCATGAAATGcaaaaatatgtaaattaagAACTTCATTTCAAACATGCATAGTCATGCTGCAAAACATGAGTTTAGGTGCCTATGCATGTGAGTTTATCTGTCATTTAAGGCCAGCAATCAGGAACAAGTGTCTGGAGGCATCATCATGCTGATCATCTCAAAGCATTTCCAGCTAATCGATAAGTAAAAAAAGACATCTTGTAAGATGTTTCTGGAAACAAATATCATCTGTGGTTATGTAAACTGCAACTGCAAAATGCCCTGcagcaatttgaaaataaacttgttaAGAATACTTAAAACCTATAAAAAAGTCTCCAAATTTGTCCTATATTTATCACAAATTAGCAAATAACAAAAGACAAGTCACTCAAAAGTTTTCAGGGCCTATTTTTAGAGTCTAGTTAAACAGTCGCACCTGGAAGCCATTTAGAGTGAAGTGAAATGTGCTAATGGTAAATGTCCACATGAGCTACTTTaagtagattttaaaaaaaagcgaTCCTACTGTAACTGTCTATATGTCATAATCTTTAACACAGCTGACCAAAATTCACATGTCTATTAAAGGAAGTTGACCAAATGCATGAAAGGTCTCTTGCATGACGCAATTAACATAACAGACAATAAACTCTAGAaacttctttaaatttcaaatgtcAGACAGTGCATGATGTTTTCCTGTCGGAAACGCATCTTGATCTAATTATCcgtgaacttgaacttgaaatCGCTGTTGGAAAACCGCTTCTTTTAGATTATTCTTCAGTTTAAATTGAAATCTAGGTTATCTCTTACGATTCCAATTTACGACGAGAAATTCTTATTTCCCTCAACAAATTTAGCGTTATGTTTCACTCTCATCCTGTAATCAATACTAATTCTCTAATCCCATTTTGCTTGTCTGTTTTTCATGGCAAATTAtgattttccaaaaataaatgacaaattgACCACTTCATGCACTCAGAGTATTTACAATGGGTAAAACGTTCACTTGAGTGACCGATTTGAATTTATCCTAATTTGACTTCAATGAAGGTCAACTGGAATTTGCTTTTGATTCTTTAAATAGTAAAAAATGCTTGAtgatcatatatatacaaacCTAAACCAAACATTATTACAAAAATGTAATATGCTGGCTTGGCTCCTGGAGTAAGAACTGTCAAATTGGGGATCAGTTTCACTTTAAGAACAGAGATTCAGAGGAattataacaacaaaaacatgNNNNNNNNNNNNNNNNNNNNNNNNNNNNNNNNNNNNNNNNNNNNNNNNNNNNNNNNNNNNNNNNNNNNNNNNNNNNNNNNNNNNNNNNNNNNNNNNNNNNTTTttcaaatataacaaaaaaaagaaaaactaaaactacAGCAATTGAAAGAAAGTTGAAGGAAGTCTTCTTAGCCAAAGTCTTCACAACATGGCCAAAATGTTTGAGGGTTGTTACTGTCACACATGTACAAATATGGCTCAGATGTCTTAATGATATCTTAGGTTAACTGTAGGGTGTTTGATCTGGAAGAAGTTGTTTGATATGAAGCAATGTATGACACATCTGATGTACAGAAACTATTTGTTGGGGGGGGCTTTCCCACAAGCAATGACATAAAACACTTTTTATTTCACGGAAATAAGTATTTACAGCTTAATGTTACATACTAAGCATGCTAATCTTGTTGTAATTAGATATCTCCTTCATTATGAAGAGGTGTGTTTCTACTCGTGGAGAAGTATGAGACCAAAGAAAAGTGCATCTAAAGCTAAttaatgtaaatttaaaatctcATTAATAGGTCATAGAAATTACAACATCTGTTCTTTTaagagaacaaaatgaaatttttcttccagttcCCTACCTCACTCCACttatgataaaattatttttctaatcaccaggacaaaaataaactgttgaAAAGACATGACCTGCTAGAGTCAGGTGTTTGACTACTTCCTCTCAATCAGTAATTACTACATGATTTCCAAATAACAATGGGTGATTCAAACCCATCGCTAAAGCAAGACAGTATTGTCTTGCAACATACCCGAGCCCCCCACTTTGCATTATGCCCTAGAAAGGGTAGTCGGATTGCAACGATCTGTGTAGCGATCTCGCCATGCCTAAAAGCACTTGATCATGGCGTTTCATACAAGCTATTCTTTATTGATGCTAGCAGTAATGTTCGCTCTCTTTTATTGTGCTATCACTCACCCCCAACACTCGGCCAAGCTTGTTTCCACTCTCCATTTCCAATTTTTGGGAAAGGTCGTGGAATTTCTCTTCCCAATTATATAGCCTCTGGAATTCTGACGTTTGCGAGTATCTATTTTTAACACAAGTTTGCACATTTTGGTTCCATTTCTGTCAGAATCAAAATATTGGGCAATCAGTCAAGAGTATGAGAAAGAAAAGTATGGGAATATTATGGCTGTGAATCTAAAAGAACAAGGACTTTGTTGAAAGTAATATAGTTGTCTTTTTTCAGATGTGATGGAGGTCAATTCTCAGGGATACTCCTCAGATGAAGACAAGTAATTTTCTCTCGTTTGATGACACATTAATACTCTGACATTTTACATCTTGCAACCTTAGAAACACTCTTCCcacactttaaccctttaaacctcCCACATGTGAATTAAGCATGTTAATTCTCCCTATAATAATCCATACATTTATCCTGCAAAAGGTTAAAGAGAATACTCCAACTTATTAGGTAAACGTTgcttatcttgatctaacaccacattCTCCCAGctactttacaaggaaatttgtagcagttagaggggagggagttaacaatcagatcatgggaggtaaagggttaacggTGTAGTTCAGAAATTCTTGGAGAGAGGATTACAACTTGCTAACTATGAtaagggagggggagggggagaggatTAAATCTTGTTTACATAgatgtttgatttattttagcCTTGAGAGATTTCATGGCCCTCTGGAtcacacaaaaacaaactttggTTTTTTCACCTGGTGTGTCTTCTTCCACCATTCCTTGTGGATCCAGTCCTGTTGTTCATGTCTGTTTCACTACATTCCCTGGGGAAACCTGTTTTGTATAAGAGCAGGTAATGAACTGATGAGGTATTCCACCAGCGTCTTTTATAGTCTGCGATAACTGCTGCCATTGGGTTGTCATTTGTTGTGCTGAAATTGCTTATCTCTCGTGGAAGTATAACCCAGTTGTTTAGCAACGTCATGCCACACCTCATCACCCATGTCTGTTTCAGCGTTGATGCTCAGCATATTTGTCAGTTCCTTGGTTAATTGAACTTCCCAATCAAGACAGCTATCAGCATCATCAGCATCACGAGGCTGCAAGAAAGAGTTTAAATTCAAGATAGTTATTGTGAGTCAAAGTAAGTGAATACATAATTTATGCAGTAAGTGTAGTCCCCAGCAGAAATGTCACCCTTGTTGGTTTATTGTgtaagaaagatgaaattataAGTTAAGTAGTCAATTAGAGGAGTTATTATTGATTTCTTCTTGTGAGTGTAGGACAAAGGAGAAAAACCTCTAGTACCTTAAGAAAGTCAACCCAAAACCTTTAAATTTTGCAGTCTGATGCTCTCTTGCTGTTAACCCTAAGAAGGcccagcttctaatttctctttacattaatattgctgaatcattcattaagatcatgagaataagggaaatgatcatcaacctAAGCACTTGTGtgattacacaaattctccttgtcggtacCAAAGGAACTGATAAGAAAAGAGTATGGATAAtctggatactgatgttaggtttcaCAGGTTAAGCTACAGAAAATTTCATGGGAGGTTTGCTCTAAGTCATAGTTGTTTCAGTGAAGGTAAGCATTACATGAGAGCTTACCCTATTTAAGAGGAAAGAGAAAACTGGCTTGTTTTCACCACTCTTTGATAGTTCTTCCACAAAAACATTACCAAAGTTTCCATATGGTGGCTCTCCCTTAAATCGACATCCAAACTGAATCACAAATGGACGGCCAGTGAAGTTCTCCCACAGCTACAAGATCTTTAACACCAATTGAGGTGTCTGTGTCAAAATGATCTGATTCCAACCTTGTCCCAGATATGGTTTGAAGAACGTGTTTAGTATGAACAATGTGAATTGTCATATCAAGTCAATAATGTTTAAGCTGGGGATAGAGTGAAATTTTGCATTGTTTAAAGTTATGAAATGGTTCAGAGGCACTGagaaaaaatcagtgaaaaggTAAAGGAGGAAAAACACATTACTCCTCTTCAACTAATTTTAGAGCTGATTACTTTTAAtatgtacaaaataaaaaaaacagcttgaGAAAGGTGTCTGCTCTCATCAGATGGTTTTCCTTAATCTATACACTGTTTTCTGCACAGATTGTACagataaaggggggggggagggtggaaGGAGAGGGTTCTAATAGGCCCATGCCACCCTCCTTgataaaagagtaaaaacataccttcagttgataataaaaatacctGCCAATTTGGGTTTTTAACATTCTATGTTTAGGGTAATTTACAATAATGTATCTTTCCCATTTATTCAAATACTCCTAAATCTATGAGCTACTAAAATAGCTACTCTACATTTGGGGTAAAATGAAGtcacatttgttttgttgtaagtCACTGATGTTTCAAAAGTTGGACCCCAGTATTGGAAAATCCTACATGTGCTGGTGCACATTTATAAGGCATACATTTTAATACATACAATCTAGTTAAGCTTACCTGATTTGCAGCCTTCCTGTGTGTAGCAGTCGTGGTGCAATACATTTACCAACAACAGTAGGAAAATTGCCAATGTCCTCCAAAGGGTTACCAAATCTGTAGCACGCTATACAAAGGCCAAACCTCAGCCCATTCTCACTCACTTCTCTCATCAAAGCTTGAAAGGAAACACTGAATTGGAACAGAGGAATGATACTAGAAGCACCCAGCTTAGCTTCCCACAAGATGGTATCAATAATGTTCCAGAGAACTCTAACGAAGCGGAAATGCGTCCACTGAAAGTACACAGAGCATAGAGCATTGTCATCGTTATCAATGTGGAAAACCTAGGATAGAACTGCTGCCACTGGAGATCTTCTCCATCTGTTGTAGAACTACACCAAAATGTGAGCTGCCTGTCTCCATACCTCTCTAAAATCTCTTTGCCATCTGGAAGTGGAAGGCGCACAGTTACAGAGTCAGCAGAATGTAGATTAAACACACAGCCATGAGGACCAAGTTGGACAACTGGTGTAGCAAGTGCTAATGCCTCTGGGTCAGAATGATCAACATCATAAGGGTTATCTGCATAAAGAACCTTCACAGATGCTTCAATATCATGCAGTAATGATGTGTCTGGGAAGAGAATTTCTATTCCAGGGACTTCGGGGATGTGGAGATAACCACCTATACCAGCTTTTATGGTCTTGTGAGCTTCAGGGTAGCCTTTTGTTACCACAATCGCAAAAAGACTGAAATGGTAGGCTCTGATTTCTACATGAGAAGTGAAGACCTTGTAGTcacttggattcattttttcccACCTTGTTCTCTGCCCAAAACCAGTGTTGCTGCAAAGACAAGTGACAACATCGTACCTTCCAATTTTAACatcgaaaggaaaactgatGATGGCTGGATCATCTTTGAAAAACTCGGCTCCATGTGGTGTCATCTCAATAACTTCACTAGCAAGCACCTCCCGACTCTTGAGTGTAGGAGCAAATGACATATCTTCTAACACCTCCAGATGAAATTCTGACTGCAGATGGCCAGTGATATTTTCCTCTGGGATAATAACACAGATGTCTCCCAGACTTATGTGTCTACATCGGTCAATAACTGACTCTAAGTCAGAGTCATTGATGTACAGTCATTTCAGAAACTTCACTCAAACATGAGCTGCCACTGTCGCTTGAGAGCTTTCTCTGCCTCAGATTTGCTGGTAAATTGTTGTTGAAAAGCATCATCTAGTGAAGTAGATGATTGAAAACTCAAAAGAGAATCTTTTCTGTTTAGGAACGAATGCTCCCTTACTCCAATGCTCTCTGTAATGGAGGAACAAGTTCCATATTCACTTGTAGTCAAGCATCTTGGTCTTCTTCTGTTCAGACTCTCAAGATCCAGGCTAAATCTAACCTCCTTCTTGTATAAGGAAATGGTGCCGGTTTACACTGTTCTTTCATCTTTCGCAAGTAgttaatgtttttttgtctaTGCTTCTGCTTGTGAAGAAtcttgtttttctgttgtttaaaCCAGGCAAAGTTCATTCTGATGAGCCTTTTCCAAATTGGATACAAGTTCTGATGTTGCTCGACGTATTTACCTGGTAAAGTTTCCACAGGCAAGGATGCGGAAATCATGGAATCATCTTCAATTGGTGAACATCTTGAACTAGGGGAGGTCTGCTCACAGACTAACTTTTTAAATCCTACATCTGGTTCACTTTCAGACAACAACAGGGGTCTGTCCAAAGTATTTGAGCGCAGCTTTGGTCTTGTAAAGCATTTTCTTTGAGGAGACAATAGCCTCAAATTTGTGTGGCAGTTTCTGTCACTAGCATCTCTAGTGCAAGGCAATCTAAAGTACCTGCGTATGCAATCTATTCCTTGAAGATAACAATCCCTGGGGATGTTTTCAATGAGGTTAAGTACAAGGTACAAATGTTGAAGGTTTGGTAGAAGAAGCAACCAAGGTGGTAAAACTTCCACCAGGTTCCCAGCCAGATTAACCCACTCTAGAGTTATCAATCTTGAAATGCAAAATGGGACTTCTTGAAGACCATTATGTACCAGATCAAGTCTTGTCAAGGCTGGAAGATCTCCAATTTCTTTGGGcaaaattttaagttattaTGTCCAAGGTAAAGTTCCTCCAAACTAACCAGTTGGCAAATACAACTGGGAAGTGACTGGAGGCCATTAAAACTTAGTTCTAAAACTATCAAGTTTTCCACCAAAGGCTTTGCAAAGATTTCATTAGGTATGCTGGCAATGTGCAGACCACGCAGATCCAAGAGGCTCTGACATGATTTAGTAGctctttgtaaaattttccttttctctttgagCCCAAAAGGACTCCTCATTTTCACTCCATGGCGCGGAAAAATCCAActggaaaagagaaaagagcaGAAAGCCTCTCTTAAAATCCTTATCAAAACTTACATTTTAAGGACTTTGAAGATATCTAAATATCCTTGAAGATTCTAGGAGCATCCTATTGCAAGATCTTTGCTGAATCTTATCGAAAATCTTTCAAGAAATCTTAATTTCGAAGTTTGTTTTGCTAAGTCTCTTTCGATCCTGAGGCTCTCTGAGAGGATTGCGAGATCAACTTATAGATATACTATTAGCTAATAGATTAACATAAATAAACGCAAAAATCCCGATTAACATCCTCAAAGATTTTCATTATTTCGTCCTGATTTCAGTGGAAGTGACAGAAACATCGTTATTGAAGAATTATTGTTGCTGAGCGAAAGTTTCATCCagtaattaaattttgacaCATTTGAAAACAGCTGAAAAGGGTTTAAAGGCAAAATGATTACACAAAAGGTCTCTAACCATATTATTGGAAGACTATCGACAAGAACGCTCGCTTGATCGCTATCATAGAGTTGAGATATTAAAAGAGCTCGGCAAAACAGTCGACAAAGTTTGCACGcgaaggggaaaaaaatcacaaactgCTAGtgacttgtttgtttgtttacaaattCCAGATGGCAATTAAAAACCCCTTTTTCTTCTCCACAAGGGTTTCCtgtttgaaacaaattaaatgtgtgtaaaggTACCGATAAATAACCATAAACGTTTCACAAGAGTGGGcttcaagttttcaaagaattgtGCGCGTGGGTCGAGTgtccaaaattttaaaactcttgAAATCCAGCGGTAGCATGGATATGACCTATGATcattgcttctcccttctttGCAAATGTTGCGCCAATAGGAGGAAATCGATACACACCTGTACCTTTCATATTCAGCAACAAAAACACCGATATTCCATTACCTCGACACTTCACCTCCTTCAAGCTTTTGACTCTTTGTACAAGTTTGAGGCTGGGGCACGCGCAAAAAACGAACAATGGACCTGACGTTTCTATGGAAATAAGCGCGTGTTTTTGCTGGTACCACGTGTCCTAATCCCTGCGTGGGAAGTAAGTAAAAGGATCTGTCTTCTGCAAAATTTTTCACGCTAGCgaaaaagtaatttaacagTAGGTCCTTTCAGGAATTCAACGTTGTTTAAGGAACCCAATACCAGTCGACAGAAGTATCAGATATCACATATGATATCAAGAACTAACATCAATTAACGGTATGCTGCACGAAAACGATCAGTTTGCACCAACAGTTGGGGtaaggggtgggggtgggggtggttgGACCATACTTCGCGGTTTGTTGAGAACATATGACTGTTGGTAAATCACACTGTACTTGATTCTAACAAGAATGAATCGTTACTCCTCATTCCTTTACTAAGATAATCTGCATtgattttaagcatttttcgGCTAACAAATTTCCAAGAATATGCAAAGAATTGTCAAATGATGAGTGCAAATCTCTTGTCCAGTCCCCCCACGACCAAGTGGTCACAAGGGATTCGAGCATGGTTCatcaaacgtttttttttagatttcatCTTTCCCAGCCCTTGTTATTCTGCAACACCCATTCCCTATTTTGGTTCATTATTTGCTTGCACGGTGTTTTTCTGTTACTTTCCTTCCAATTAGcgacaattttcaaaaacttcgCGAAAATTCCTGGCCAAATATCTCCAAGGGAtaattgaaaattcattttcttgcgATTTCATTCTCGGATTGATGTATCATCTGGCCTTCAGGCAATGAGAATATGCAGGCTGACGAGCTGATTGGTGTTATCTTAATGAAATACCCAAATTTCCCAACGCCCTAGTTTGTAGGAAAAAGTTTCCCAATgggaagggagaattaataatctgATCTAAGAGTTAATGTGATAAGTAAACGCCAGTAGAAGGAAACAGCCGCACTAAAATCCATATTTAGCCATACCTTTACTGTCATAAACACAAGAAATAGTTTCTCTGTTGTCATAATAAAACGTTCTCTGAACTGTAAATAACActagtaattttaaaattctgcTGTTTAGCCATCTCTAAATATCATGGGGCTTGACTTTATTATCACACCTGGATTAAGTCCGTTTTCTTCTACAAAATCGATCAGGGAGTATGTCGGCAATAATGCATTACTAAACGCGTTAAGTTACTCTATCTTCGCTAGTTTCGCCTAAAACGAATGACACATCGTCCGAAAGAATTATTTATAGCTATAATCTTATTTGCCAGCTTCTTCAATTATTAGGTTTTCAAGCCAGGTTGTCATACTTTGATAGACTCGCACCCAGTCGTTAGTGGTGCCTTCGAAGTGAGAGAAGACTTGAATCTAGATTATTAAGAAAAAGGTGTCATAACGCCCAATATTCTCTCGTCcgaaaaatgcaaataataatTGGGTGCGAGTCTAATTTCTGGAAGCTAGTAATATCTCATCATTCAGTTCTGTACATATAATACAAGATTGTATTGCTATATAGTGGATATTATTAGACATAAGAAATAATAAGCTCTTTATATATTCCAGATTACATCGTATTACAGTTACAATGATTAACTTACAAGACTGAGTATTCTGagaaaaaccaaagtaatgaaatgaaacaCTTTCCAGGCAAGAAACACCATCACATAGAATGAGTATAAAAATACTTGGGCAGATAAGGACACAGCTGTAAAACGTTGTACAGAGATGCCAAGATTGAAGAGTCTTTTCtcaatgaatttattttgaaaacgtCAGAAACACATAAAGGGTGAAAAGAAAAGGGACCAATTCCAGAGATGTCCGTTTACGTCCTAAAAAAATTGGCATGAGCAAATTGAAGCCTCCTTTCTGTTCAGGGGACACTGATCAAGTCCCGACTATGTCCCATGATAAAATTCCAATATAAATCTAATGAGTAAAACACACACGAAACAGGCCGCCGTTTACGTTCATCTAACAACGACCCGAGTAGTAGGTACGCGACTCTTCTTGGGGAAGACGCTCTTTCCACGGGCATTTCATTACAACACCGTACCACACCACTGTTGCCAAGTAATACAATATAGGCCGACCCATACTCTGATGAGTCACACAACAC from Pocillopora verrucosa isolate sample1 chromosome 8, ASM3666991v2, whole genome shotgun sequence includes these protein-coding regions:
- the LOC136283059 gene encoding basic helix-loop-helix ARNT-like protein 1 yields the protein MESGNKLGRVLGALDSFFLVLSDSGDVFFASENVYRYLGYTQTFLMHQNFLNFVHQEDVVGFERCLRRSARARIVELENGIGLDCQELEEQPIPQLCFCSIKCHAGRQSSHVSPFYYRVGSYSSKHEAVVKLVTRVVVSVMPPWNYKFSITKSKSQVFFL